A DNA window from Candidatus Binataceae bacterium contains the following coding sequences:
- the msrA gene encoding peptide-methionine (S)-S-oxide reductase MsrA codes for MSGQSNKAYFAAGCFWHVEEVFSRVPGVIATTVGYMGGSVPHPTYEMVCSDRTGHAETVEVEYDPDRVSYERLLEIFFELHDPTTLNRQGPDIGTQYRSAIFYDSEAQRLAAQEAIEKLRQAGRYPRPIVTEVVPLKPFYRAEEYHQHYFAKG; via the coding sequence ATGAGCGGGCAGTCCAACAAAGCCTATTTTGCCGCCGGTTGCTTTTGGCATGTCGAAGAAGTCTTCAGCCGTGTTCCGGGAGTGATTGCCACCACCGTGGGTTACATGGGCGGCTCGGTGCCGCACCCCACCTACGAGATGGTTTGCAGCGATCGCACCGGTCATGCCGAAACGGTGGAAGTGGAATACGATCCGGACCGCGTCTCCTACGAACGCTTGTTGGAGATATTCTTTGAGCTGCACGACCCCACCACCCTCAATCGCCAGGGCCCCGATATCGGCACGCAGTATCGCTCGGCGATTTTCTACGATTCCGAAGCGCAGCGGCTGGCGGCGCAGGAAGCGATAGAAAAATTGCGGCAGGCTGGTCGTTATCCCCGCCCCATTGTGACCGAGGTAGTCCCACTCAAACCCTTCTACCGCGCCGAAGAGTACCATCAGCACTATTTTGCCAAGGGTTAA
- a CDS encoding amidohydrolase family protein: MKIDVHAHYFPARFNQIMARRSPRDAQDMGAGDASGQVEARLADMDAAGVQMQILSTAARGPYFPAVNEAVEGARVANDLYAELVARHPKRFDVFASVPLPHLDATMRELERALDELGMVGVTATTSVLQKPLVDPQFEPFFAELDRRHAPLFIHPAGVGACSAHILDYGLEWAIGAPVEDTVIALQLVARQIPVRFPNIKIILAHLGGALPMLAARLEHLMPSYTQIKLGEPPLTTLRRMWYDTVAHNSIAALRCACDTLGTDRIVLGSDFPYMRADWYRGAVSHIQQSGLPQAAIDQILERNAMTLLGLAERG, encoded by the coding sequence ATGAAAATTGACGTGCATGCCCATTATTTCCCCGCCCGCTTCAACCAGATCATGGCCCGGCGCAGTCCTCGCGACGCTCAAGACATGGGTGCCGGCGACGCCTCGGGACAGGTCGAGGCACGGTTGGCGGACATGGACGCCGCCGGAGTGCAGATGCAAATTCTTTCCACTGCCGCGCGCGGACCTTACTTTCCCGCCGTCAACGAGGCGGTGGAGGGAGCGCGCGTAGCCAACGATCTCTATGCCGAACTTGTGGCCCGCCATCCTAAACGCTTTGACGTCTTTGCTTCGGTCCCGCTGCCGCATCTGGATGCGACCATGCGCGAGTTGGAACGAGCGCTGGATGAATTGGGGATGGTGGGGGTAACAGCTACCACTTCGGTGCTGCAAAAGCCCCTGGTAGATCCTCAATTCGAGCCCTTTTTCGCCGAACTCGATCGGCGTCACGCGCCGTTGTTTATCCATCCGGCGGGCGTTGGGGCCTGCTCGGCGCACATTTTGGACTACGGGCTGGAATGGGCGATTGGGGCGCCGGTGGAGGACACCGTGATTGCGCTGCAGTTGGTCGCCCGCCAAATACCCGTGCGCTTTCCCAATATCAAAATCATCCTGGCTCACTTGGGCGGCGCATTACCGATGCTGGCGGCGCGCCTGGAGCATCTGATGCCCAGCTACACCCAGATCAAGCTGGGCGAGCCACCACTTACCACCCTGCGCCGAATGTGGTACGACACCGTCGCGCACAACTCGATTGCGGCGTTGCGCTGCGCCTGCGATACGCTGGGCACGGACCGCATCGTGTTGGGGAGCGATTTTCCTTACATGCGCGCGGATTGGTACCGTGGTGCGGTCAGCCATATTCAGCAATCGGGCCTGCCCCAGGCAGCTATCGACCAAATCCTGGAGCGCAATGCGATGACGCTGCTGGGGCTAGCGGAACGGGGTTGA
- a CDS encoding (2Fe-2S)-binding protein translates to MAQKQLVESLVNGQQTEFLCEPRQSLLEVLRDVLGLTGSKEGCLTGDCGACTVLLDGRPVCSCLVLGVEAQGHTVLTVEGLAQGAKLHPLQQKFLENASLQCGICTPGFLMSAKALLDRNPHPSEAEIRYALAGNLCRCTGYDKIVRAVQDAARILAG, encoded by the coding sequence ATGGCGCAAAAGCAGTTGGTGGAAAGCCTGGTCAACGGCCAACAGACCGAGTTTTTGTGCGAGCCCCGGCAAAGCCTGCTCGAGGTGCTGCGCGACGTGCTGGGATTGACCGGTAGCAAGGAAGGTTGCCTGACAGGGGATTGCGGCGCCTGCACGGTATTGTTGGACGGCCGCCCGGTCTGCAGTTGCCTGGTGCTGGGCGTTGAAGCCCAGGGGCATACCGTGCTCACCGTCGAAGGCCTGGCGCAGGGCGCCAAATTGCATCCGCTGCAGCAGAAATTTCTCGAAAACGCCAGCCTGCAATGCGGCATCTGCACGCCCGGCTTTCTAATGTCGGCCAAGGCCCTGCTCGATCGTAATCCCCACCCCAGCGAGGCCGAAATCCGCTACGCGCTAGCCGGCAATCTGTGCCGCTGCACGGGCTACGACAAGATCGTGCGGGCAGTCCAGGACGCCGCACGGATATTGGCAGGCTAA
- a CDS encoding xanthine dehydrogenase family protein subunit M, whose translation MHAFTYQAATSIAQAVELLAREGEQARVLCGGTDLLIQMRSGARRPRLLIDVKGIPELRALSYDPKAGLCLGAAVSCIEISESALMRRYYPGLSEAAHLIGSLQIQQRASVGGNLCNASPAADTSPALLALDARVRIAGPGGTRELPVAQFFAGPGRNVLGAGEFVTQILIAPPAAHSADSYLRLIPRNEMDIAIVGAGAAVTLEGDRCIAARIALGAVAPTPILAPQAAAALVGPLDERAIERAVALVRAAAQPISDMRGTADYRRQVVGVLARRAILNAAARARDN comes from the coding sequence GTGCACGCGTTCACCTATCAGGCCGCCACAAGCATTGCCCAGGCGGTGGAATTGCTGGCGCGCGAGGGCGAGCAGGCGCGAGTGCTGTGCGGGGGCACCGATCTGCTGATTCAGATGCGCAGCGGTGCTCGCCGTCCGCGCCTGCTGATCGATGTAAAGGGCATCCCGGAATTGCGCGCGTTGAGCTACGACCCCAAGGCGGGTTTGTGCCTGGGCGCGGCGGTCTCTTGTATCGAGATCAGCGAAAGCGCGCTGATGCGCCGGTATTATCCCGGACTCAGCGAAGCGGCCCATCTCATAGGCTCGCTGCAGATTCAGCAGCGCGCTTCGGTGGGCGGCAATCTGTGCAACGCCTCACCGGCCGCCGACACCAGTCCGGCGTTGCTGGCACTTGATGCGCGGGTGCGCATCGCCGGTCCCGGCGGCACGCGCGAACTGCCGGTCGCGCAGTTTTTCGCCGGCCCGGGCCGCAACGTGCTGGGCGCAGGCGAATTTGTCACTCAAATCCTCATCGCCCCGCCTGCCGCACACAGCGCGGATAGTTACTTGCGCCTGATTCCGCGCAACGAGATGGATATCGCTATCGTGGGCGCGGGGGCCGCAGTCACGCTAGAGGGCGACCGTTGCATCGCCGCTCGGATCGCGCTGGGCGCGGTGGCACCCACACCGATCCTGGCTCCCCAGGCCGCTGCCGCCCTGGTCGGTCCCCTGGACGAGCGCGCAATCGAGCGCGCCGTAGCCCTGGTGCGGGCCGCCGCACAACCGATTAGCGACATGCGCGGTACCGCCGATTATCGACGCCAAGTAGTGGGCGTGCTGGCGCGGCGCGCGATCCTTAACGCCGCGGCCCGCGCGCGCGACAATTAG
- a CDS encoding xanthine dehydrogenase family protein molybdopterin-binding subunit, producing MAAATPEFKVIGTRPVRPDGIEKVNGRARYGADYSFPDMLHGKVLRSPHAHAIIKSIKVDQALKLPGVRAIITSADLPPAPNRKMAVGEVAANPRDISWNILARHKVLYDGHAVAAVAATSPHIAEQALELIEVEYEVLPPVMTAEQAMAPGAPILHEDLGKEGEPPTNVAGRVQFTRGDLEVGFKSADVIVEREFRAATVHQGYIEPHNAVAIYNSDGNGTIYTSTQAPFDVRRLTSLILGMPLGKIRVVPAEIGGGFGGKTTIYLEPLALLLSQRTGQPVKMVMTRGEVLRASGPTSGGVMKVRMGATSEGKLTAAKIWIAYEAGAFQGSPVGPAAMCAIAPYDVPNFLIEAYDVVVNRPKVNAYRAPGATNSEFAAECVIDELAERCGLDPIEFRLRNAVKQGVRAAYGPTFGPVGFIEVCQALRDSPHYRAPLEGANRGRGVAFGFWFNVGLQSSATVNLNPDGSASVVTGSVDIGGSRASSAMIAAEVLGLRAEDVHAVVADTDSIGYTDLTAGSRVTFATGLAIYEAAHDAVRQLKERAARVWELKPEDVDYRDGAVVSRNNGVAPLTLKELVEKYGATGQPIVGRASVNARGAGPSFSGCLVDVEVDPETGKSQILRCTIAQDAGRAIHPSYVEGQMQGGAAQGLGWALNEEYCYDEQGRLRNTGFLDYRMPTCLDLPMIEPIIIEVPNPNHPLGIRGVGEASIVPPVAATANAIYRAAGVRITELPISPPRLLAALLARSAA from the coding sequence ATGGCCGCTGCTACTCCCGAATTCAAGGTGATTGGGACTCGTCCGGTGCGCCCCGACGGGATCGAAAAAGTCAACGGGCGCGCGCGCTACGGCGCTGACTACAGCTTCCCCGACATGCTTCACGGCAAGGTGCTGAGAAGCCCGCACGCGCACGCGATTATAAAATCGATCAAAGTTGACCAGGCGCTCAAGCTGCCTGGCGTGCGCGCGATTATCACCAGCGCCGATCTGCCGCCCGCGCCCAACCGCAAGATGGCGGTGGGCGAGGTCGCGGCCAATCCGCGCGACATTTCGTGGAATATCCTGGCCCGCCACAAGGTGCTCTATGACGGCCACGCGGTCGCCGCGGTGGCCGCCACCTCGCCCCATATCGCCGAGCAGGCGTTGGAGCTGATCGAGGTCGAGTACGAGGTTCTGCCACCGGTGATGACCGCCGAGCAAGCGATGGCGCCCGGTGCGCCGATCCTGCATGAAGACCTGGGCAAGGAGGGCGAGCCGCCCACCAATGTGGCCGGGCGTGTGCAGTTTACTCGCGGTGATCTGGAGGTGGGCTTCAAGAGCGCCGACGTTATCGTCGAGCGTGAGTTTCGCGCCGCCACCGTCCATCAGGGCTACATCGAACCGCACAACGCGGTGGCGATCTACAATTCCGACGGCAACGGAACGATTTATACCTCGACGCAGGCGCCCTTTGACGTGCGCCGCCTGACCAGTTTGATCCTGGGGATGCCGTTGGGAAAGATTCGCGTGGTGCCGGCGGAAATTGGCGGCGGCTTCGGCGGCAAGACCACCATTTATCTGGAGCCGTTGGCCCTGCTGCTATCTCAACGCACGGGCCAGCCGGTCAAGATGGTAATGACTCGCGGCGAAGTCCTACGCGCCAGCGGACCAACCTCGGGTGGAGTGATGAAAGTCCGCATGGGTGCCACCAGCGAGGGTAAGTTGACCGCCGCCAAAATCTGGATCGCCTATGAGGCCGGGGCCTTTCAGGGCTCGCCCGTGGGGCCGGCGGCGATGTGCGCGATAGCGCCCTATGACGTCCCCAACTTTCTGATCGAAGCTTATGACGTGGTGGTCAATCGACCCAAGGTAAATGCTTACCGAGCGCCCGGCGCGACCAATTCCGAGTTTGCCGCCGAATGCGTGATCGACGAGTTGGCCGAGCGCTGTGGCCTGGATCCAATCGAATTTCGCTTGCGCAATGCGGTCAAACAGGGTGTTCGCGCGGCCTACGGCCCGACCTTTGGACCGGTAGGTTTCATTGAGGTCTGTCAGGCGCTGCGCGACAGCCCCCACTATCGCGCCCCGCTGGAAGGCGCCAATCGCGGTCGCGGAGTGGCCTTCGGTTTTTGGTTCAACGTCGGGCTGCAATCCTCGGCTACCGTCAACCTAAATCCCGACGGGAGCGCCAGCGTCGTCACCGGCTCGGTCGATATTGGCGGCAGCCGGGCTTCCAGCGCGATGATCGCCGCGGAGGTGCTGGGACTTCGCGCCGAAGACGTGCATGCCGTGGTGGCAGATACTGATTCCATTGGCTATACCGATCTGACCGCCGGCAGCCGAGTCACTTTCGCAACCGGCCTGGCGATTTACGAAGCGGCCCATGACGCGGTACGCCAGCTCAAAGAACGGGCGGCGCGGGTGTGGGAACTCAAGCCCGAGGATGTCGACTATCGCGATGGCGCGGTGGTGTCGCGCAACAACGGGGTAGCACCGCTTACTCTAAAGGAACTAGTGGAGAAGTACGGAGCAACCGGCCAACCGATCGTGGGGCGGGCCAGTGTCAACGCGCGCGGCGCCGGTCCCTCCTTCTCGGGTTGCCTGGTCGACGTCGAGGTGGATCCGGAAACCGGAAAGTCTCAGATTTTGCGCTGCACCATTGCTCAGGACGCCGGCCGCGCCATTCATCCCAGCTATGTGGAGGGTCAGATGCAAGGCGGGGCAGCGCAAGGCTTGGGCTGGGCGCTGAATGAGGAGTACTGCTATGACGAACAAGGCCGGTTGCGTAATACCGGATTTTTAGACTACCGGATGCCGACCTGTCTGGACTTGCCGATGATCGAGCCGATTATTATCGAAGTGCCTAATCCAAATCATCCACTGGGTATTCGGGGCGTGGGTGAAGCTTCGATTGTGCCGCCGGTAGCGGCTACTGCCAACGCTATCTATCGTGCGGCCGGAGTTCGGATAACCGAATTGCCAATCTCGCCGCCGCGGTTGCTGGCCGCCCTTTTAGCTCGCTCGGCCGCCTGA